Part of the Acidobacteriota bacterium genome, TTTTTCTCTAACCAAGAACGCGACATTGACGGAGTCCTGGCGAATGCAGTTTCGGGCGGAGTTCTTCAACATCCTTAACCGGGCGAACTTTGCCAAACCGGCGGCGAGCATTTTTAACGCCAGCGGAGTCCTCTCCGGCAGCGCCGGCAACATCAGCAATACAACCACTGAAGGCCGGCAAATTCAGTTCGGTCTGAGGCTGAACTTCTAGCGGTTTTTGTAAACTGTAAGGTGTCATTCCGAGCGAAGCGAGGAATCTGCTTTGCTGTTTGCCGCATTGACAGCGAAGCGGATTCCTCAGCCCGGCTAACATCGTTGGTCTTCGGAATGACGGTTCACTGGGGTTTTTATTGCAGACCGGGAAAGAAACTCAGGAGGAATGATGAACTTCAATTCGCGATTCACTCTCGTTATCGCCGCACTCATGCTGATCGTCGTGACTAGCGCCAGACCCGTTGCGGCGGCCACGCCGCTGGAAGCGGACCTGGTGATTTTCAACGGCAAAATCCTCACCGTGGACAGCCCCGATCCAGAAAATTTTCGCATCGCGCAAGCCGTCGCCGTCTATGACGGCAAGTTCCTGATCATCGGCAGCAACGCCGAGGTGCTGGAGTATGCCGGGACGAAAACTCAGAAGATTGATCTCGGCGGGCGCACCGTGATCCCTGGCCTGGTCGAAACGCACAATCACGTACAAACCTTCGGCAATCGCTGGTTAACCGCCGAGGAGCGGCGCGGCGAGCCTCCTTTGCAATGGAACACGAAGGAAGAGGGGCTGGCGCAGTTGCGCTCCATGGCTCTCTCGAAGAAGCCCGGCGAGTGGATCACGCCCTCGCTGCGCGGCCTGGCCTTCGGCCTGGCCTTTCGGCGTGGCGAAATTTCGCGCGCGGAACTGGACCGGGTTACGCCCAATAACCCGGTTCGGCTGGCCAGCATCTTCAACAGTCCCACCGGCGACAGCTTCATCAACGGCAAGGCGGTCGAGATTCTGACGGCGCGCTACCCGGACCTGCCCGGTATGCACAAGGACAGCAAGGGAGTCCTCACGGGCTGGCTCAGTGGCGTGGCGGATCAATTGATGGAATACGAATTCATGCCTCTGGCCGCGCCCAGCCACTGGGGGCCGGTGCTGAAGATGGGCCTGGAGGAAATGGCGGCGGCGGGCATAACCACCAACTCGACGCGCCTCGCCCCGCAGGAAGTGGCTGGCTATGCCTGGCTGAACAGCCGCGGCGAGATGCCCATCCGCATGGCTTTTTCGCTGGAGAGCAGCGCGCGCACCGCTAATCCCGACGGAATCATGAGCCGCATGGTCGGCATCCAGGGCGGCTACGGCAAGGAAATGTGGGGGCTGGGCGACGACTATCTGTGGGCCATCGGATTGTCGCCCATCAGCATCGACAGCGTGCCCGGCATCGGCGGCTCCTGCATCACCAAGACCTACCCGCGCGAGGTTCCCGAGTTTCCCAATTGGCTCCATCAGCTCTACGGTCCCAACGGCCTGTGCCGTCTGGAAGACCCCAACTACCGAACCGCGGAGGAGTTGCGCGCGGCGGCCAAGTTCGGGTTTCGCATCTCCGGGTTGCACACCGGAGGCGACAAGGGCATCGACAAATTCCTCGACATCATGGAGGAGATGAGCAAGGTCTATCCCGATATCACGGAACGGCGCTGGGCAGTGGACCACTGCCGCTTCCTGACCGACGAGCACGCGCGGCGGGCGCAGAAGATGGGGCTCTTTTTCAGTTGCGGCCCCAAGTATGTCTATGCCGGGGCGCGCGGCGATATCGGCGCGTATTCGGTCCTCTATGGAAGCGAAGTCGCCGCGGACGTGGTGGTGCCACTCAAGCGACTGGTGGATCACAACCTGAGGACCACCATGGAGCTGGACCAGCAGACATTCTATAGTTTCCTGGCTATGGAGATCGCTGTAACTCGCAAGGATGTGAACGGAAAAGTCTGGGGACCGCAGCAGCGCATTAACCGCCGACAGGCGCTTTATACTTATACGCGCTGGAGCGCCGAATACATGCTGCGTGAGAACCGCATCGGCTCGATCGAGCCGCGCAAACTGGCGGACTTCACGGTGCTCGATCGGGATTTCCTAACCATCCCCGATGACGAGATCGGCCAGATCGACCCGGTGCTGACCGTGGTGGGCGGCAAGATCGCTTATTCGCAACCCGCGTTTGCCAATAGCGCCGGATTGCCGGTGGTGGGTTTCCAACAGGACCGGTCGCACTGGCTGCGTGGCACGCCAGAAGACCTGAAGCGCGGAGGCGGTGGCGGCGGAGATTAGGACGCGGCGATTAATCTGATCTAATGGGTAAAGAAGAAGCAGCCAATCTGTGTCTCGTCCTCAGCGGATACAATTACCTTGCCCGCCTCGGTTGCCACCTTCACGGGTCTTCCTGTCGTTCCGGTGGCAACAACGTTATTCGGCTGTAAACTTACAGCAAAAGGTTTTGCGTCCGGGGTAAGGCGGAAATTCAAGAAGATCCATAGGCCGTCAGGTAGCGGCTTGGAACCTGCCCCCGGCGCCGACGCTTCAATCTTCAACCGGGTTCGCGGGAGCCCTTTACTATCCGCAAGCAGTTCTTCAGACTGAACATTCAGTGTGATGTCCTCGCCTTCCGCGGCGCCGCCCGTATCAGCTTTGTCGAATTTCACGCTGTTGCTGATGAAATCTACGGCCAGCGAGATCTTGTTAATCGTGGTTTTTCCCGCATCAAAATAAACCGGAATACTGACGGTGGTGCCGCGATCCCCGGCGACGGTTCCAAATATCACGGTCGGTGAATCAGGGCCGGATGAAGTTTGCGCGGAGAGTCCGGCAGCAACAAGTAAGACCGCCGAAATCAGGAGCGGTGCCATCCGAAGCATGCAAATACGTCTCATTTCCCCACCTCTCTCGCGCTTCCTCTGATTCAATTTCTTTGCATTTCGCTATCGCCGAAAGCCCATTTAACAAAAAACACTGGGTTCCGCACTTATTTTCGGGAATCACCGAAGTGCCAACGATGATGGCCGCTGCGCGCTATGTTAAAACGTGTCGAAGGCCGTTGTCCAGTGATCCTCTTCTGGCACGAGGCTTTCATGTCGAGGCGCACGACATGACTTTTGTACCGGCGCCGGTACAAAAGTGGGCTACTACGGCCTACCGACCGCGTTACAATGCAGCCACGGGCAACGTCGCAACGAGGAAGCGGCAGGCTTCTGCAAAGAGTGTGCCGCAAGTTGTGCCATAACCTACCGACCCATGCCCGTGTAACCCCTTGTTTCTCTAACTGCGTGCTTGTACAATGCGAACAGAGCGGAAGCGCGGCAACCCTCGCAAACACTATCGCTTAGACTCGCTCCAACTACTCGCTTGTCGAATCAGGTGTTGCATTCGCAATGCAGAGGCCGCCGGTTCGATCCCGGCGCCGTCCACCAAAATTCTCAAGCCTTATATTCCCAAACATACTTTAACAATCCCAATTGTTGTCATCCTGAGCGCAGCGAAGGACCTGCTTTATCCACGGTCGAGAAGGGAACAGCAGATCCTTCGCTTCGCTCAGGATGACAGATGGGAGTGTATTTATCGCGCGCTTTAGGAGCGGGATTTCGCTGCTGAGACCGCGGCTTCCGTGGCCTCCAGGTAGGATGCGTAGTTGCCCCTGATGTCCTCGATAGGGCTGCCGGGCGTGGTCTGGAAATGCCAGATGCGCGTGGCCACTTCGTCGATCACATCGTAGTCGTGCGTTACCAGCAGTACCGTTCCTTCAAACTTTTGCAGCGCGATGTTCAGGGCGTTGATCGACTCCAGGTCCAGGTGGTTGGTCGGCTCATCTAGTACCAGAATATTTGGTTTCTGCAGCATCAGCCGGCAGAAGATCAGCCTGGCCGACTCGCCGCCCGACAGAGCATCGGTGGGCTTCAGCGCATCGTCGCCGCTGAACAACATCTGACCGAGCAGGCCGCGTAACTCTTCATTGCCCGCCGCCGGATCAAACTGACGGAGCCATTCGAGCGCGGTGGTTCCCTTGGAAATGGAATCGGTGTGGTCCTGCGCGAAGTAGCCCACTATCGCTTCATGTCCCCACTTCACTTCGCCAGCGTCGATTTGGAACTTCGACTCATCGCCGCTTAGATAACCCGTGGCATTGCGCAACAGCGATCGTAGCAGAGTGGTCTTGCCGGTTCCGTTGCGACCGATCAACGCGATCTTCTCGCCGCGCGTGATGGCGGCGGTGAAGGGTTGAATGATATTCACGCCGTCGTACGATTTAGCTACACCGGTGAACTCCAGCGGATGCCGCCCCGACTGCTTTTTCTGATCGAAGCGGATGTAAGGGCGTTGAATGTTCGAGCGCGCCAGCTCCGTTGTTTGCAGGCGCTCGACTTCCTTCTTGCGCGAAGTAACCTGCGACGAGCGGGTGCCCGCCGAGAAGCGTGCGATGAACTCATTCAATTGCGCGATCTTCTTTTCGCGCTGCGCGTTATCCGATTCAATGCGCGACCGTATCTGCGTCTTGGCGACCACCATGTCGTCGTAGCCGCCGGTGTACATGATGATGGTCTGATAGTCGATGTCGGCGGTGTGCGTGCAGACGCTGTTCAGAAAATGCCGATCGTGCGAAATGGCGATCAGTACGCCCTCATACTTCACAAGATAGTCCTGCAGCCAGTGTACGGAATCAAGATCAAGGTGGTTGGTAGGCTCGTCGAGCAGCAGCGCCATCGGGTTGCCGAACAAAGCTTGCGCCAGCAGCACGCGGACTTTCTGCCCGCCCTGAATCTCGCTCATCTTGCGCTCGTGGAGATTCTCCTCGATGCCCAGACCTGCCAGCAGCGCCGCCGCATCGGATTCAGCTTCGTATCCGCCCTCTTCACCGACAATACCTTCCAACTCGCCGAGGCGCATGCCATCGTCGTCGGTCAACTCTTCCGGCGCTTTCTCATAAAGTGTGTCGCGCTCCTGCAGAGCTTTCCACAGTGGGACGTTGCCCATGATGACCGTGTCGATGACGCGATACGGGTCAAACGCAAATTGATCCTGGTGCAGGATGCCCATCTTCTTCGGACGGATTACTTCGCCTTTGGTCGGCTCGAACTCGGTGGTGAGGATTTTCATGAAGGTCGACTTGCCCGCACCGTTCGGCCCGGTGATGCCGTAGCGGCGTCCGGCGAAGAAGGTGCAGGTGACATCCTCAAATAAGACAAGCGCGCCGAAGCGCATGGATACGTTGTTGATGGAGAGCATAACATTCAATCGTACAACAAATTAGAAGGGATGCGCTACTGGCGGTTGGGGGACACGTTACGCGTGATCGGGGCCAGATGCCTGAATATGCTTTTACTAGACCTATGGATTTTCCTGTAAATGGATAGTAGGATAGGAACAGAACGAGATTTAAGGAGGCACCACATGGGCTCAATTGGACCAATGGAATGGGTTATTATGATTGGATTAGCTTTGTTGATCTTTGGCGGCCGCCGTTTGGGTGATATTGGAAAGGGCTTGGGCGAAGGCATCCGTGGCTTCAAGGCAGCGATTAAGGATGAAGAGAAGCCGGCCGACGCCTCCAAGGGCGCGAAGACCTAAGTACTTTTGTAATTATTTTTCCCGCGTCCCCAGTATCCAATACAGCTAGTAAGTAGCTTGTGGCCGTTCGTGTGCCTACGAATGGCTGGTGCTCGCATGTTCCTCCAGCATCGCGCAGACCAAGGCGATGGGCAGACCTACCACGTTGAAGTAACAACCATCGATACGCTCCACGTACTTTGCGGCTAGGCCTTGGATGCCATACCCGCCGGCTTTGTCATAAGGCTCGCCTGAGTTGATGTAGTCCTCAATTTGCTCCTTCGACAGAGTCCGAAACCGCACGCGTGTGGAAGCCACACGCACGTCGAGCTGAATGTTGGATGATCGCTGAGTCGCGGGGAAGAGGAGCGCGACGCCTGTCAGTACCTCATGCTCCGCGCCCGATAGGAGCACCAGCATGGCGCGAGCTTCATCGGCGACCGCCGGCTTGCCGAGTATTGCGCCGCCAATCACCACCACTGTGTCCGCCGCCAGTATCGGCCAATCAGTTGGGGTTTTATCCGACGCCCGATCAAGCGCCGCCCGAACCACGAGAGCCTTTTTCGCCGCCAGGCGAGACACCAGTTGCTCCGGGCTTTCTCCCGGCAGATGACGCTCATCAATATCGGCAGCCCTGACTTCAAACGCCAACCCCGCGTCAGCCAGAATCTCCCGCCGCCGTGGTGACGCCGATGCCAGGATCAGCTTGGGGTAACCGACTGCAACTTGTAAATTATTTTGTTCCATTGTTCATCCGACCGAAGTGTTGTCATCCTGAGCGTAGCGAAATCGTCTCCGGCCGCCACGCCGTGGCCATGAAACCAGCGCAAGATTCAGGTTATACTAGCCTCCTTGTAGTTGCACAATTTGTTCGCCTGATTCCAGAACCACCGGAACGAATAGATTATTGGGCGCTGAGAGAAAGTCATGCAATCGCTGCGCGATTTCCTGCCACCGGGCTTTTGCGATCAGATGGAGAAAGAGCTCGGGCGCGAAGAGACCTTGAAGCTGCTGTGGCCCGCGATTGTCGGTTCCACGGTGGCGGCCAGCACCAAGCCGCTCTCGCTGCGCGGCGACACGCTGATCGTAGCCGTGCCTG contains:
- a CDS encoding ATP-binding cassette domain-containing protein; this encodes MLSINNVSMRFGALVLFEDVTCTFFAGRRYGITGPNGAGKSTFMKILTTEFEPTKGEVIRPKKMGILHQDQFAFDPYRVIDTVIMGNVPLWKALQERDTLYEKAPEELTDDDGMRLGELEGIVGEEGGYEAESDAAALLAGLGIEENLHERKMSEIQGGQKVRVLLAQALFGNPMALLLDEPTNHLDLDSVHWLQDYLVKYEGVLIAISHDRHFLNSVCTHTADIDYQTIIMYTGGYDDMVVAKTQIRSRIESDNAQREKKIAQLNEFIARFSAGTRSSQVTSRKKEVERLQTTELARSNIQRPYIRFDQKKQSGRHPLEFTGVAKSYDGVNIIQPFTAAITRGEKIALIGRNGTGKTTLLRSLLRNATGYLSGDESKFQIDAGEVKWGHEAIVGYFAQDHTDSISKGTTALEWLRQFDPAAGNEELRGLLGQMLFSGDDALKPTDALSGGESARLIFCRLMLQKPNILVLDEPTNHLDLESINALNIALQKFEGTVLLVTHDYDVIDEVATRIWHFQTTPGSPIEDIRGNYASYLEATEAAVSAAKSRS
- a CDS encoding twin-arginine translocase TatA/TatE family subunit, which translates into the protein MGSIGPMEWVIMIGLALLIFGGRRLGDIGKGLGEGIRGFKAAIKDEEKPADASKGAKT
- a CDS encoding septum formation inhibitor Maf; this encodes MEQNNLQVAVGYPKLILASASPRRREILADAGLAFEVRAADIDERHLPGESPEQLVSRLAAKKALVVRAALDRASDKTPTDWPILAADTVVVIGGAILGKPAVADEARAMLVLLSGAEHEVLTGVALLFPATQRSSNIQLDVRVASTRVRFRTLSKEQIEDYINSGEPYDKAGGYGIQGLAAKYVERIDGCYFNVVGLPIALVCAMLEEHASTSHS
- a CDS encoding DUF721 domain-containing protein; the protein is MQSLRDFLPPGFCDQMEKELGREETLKLLWPAIVGSTVAASTKPLSLRGDTLIVAVPDRAWLNSLGSFEQHILNATARFWGKPVATRIDFVQPPLQSKDATSSSSADRREPA